From Methylosinus sp. C49, one genomic window encodes:
- a CDS encoding IS6 family transposase → MIDFKGSHFERDVILWGVRWYVAYPMSYRQLEEMMEERGVEVDHSTLNRWVVKYAPLLEKQFRARKRAIGSSWRLDETYVKVKGCWKYLYRAVDKAGATVDFLLTAKRDRKAALRFLRKAIGQHGKPEKITIDKSGANTAAIESYNVEHEADIEIRRIKYLNNIVEQDYRAVKRVTRPMLGFKSFRSAAATLSGIELMHMIRKDQLQTRGELRPAQQFYALAA, encoded by the coding sequence ATGATCGATTTCAAGGGCAGCCATTTTGAACGCGACGTGATCTTGTGGGGCGTCCGCTGGTATGTGGCGTATCCGATGAGCTATCGTCAACTCGAGGAAATGATGGAAGAGCGAGGCGTCGAAGTCGACCATTCCACTCTCAACCGCTGGGTCGTTAAGTATGCGCCTTTGCTGGAGAAACAGTTCCGTGCTCGCAAGCGCGCGATCGGATCCAGCTGGCGTCTCGATGAGACCTACGTGAAAGTCAAAGGCTGCTGGAAATATCTCTATCGGGCCGTCGATAAGGCAGGCGCGACAGTCGACTTTCTGTTGACCGCCAAGAGGGACCGCAAAGCCGCGTTGCGCTTCTTACGCAAGGCGATCGGCCAGCATGGCAAGCCGGAGAAGATCACGATCGACAAGAGCGGCGCAAACACGGCGGCGATCGAAAGCTACAATGTGGAGCATGAAGCGGACATCGAAATCCGCCGCATCAAATATCTCAATAATATCGTCGAGCAGGACTATCGAGCGGTGAAGCGAGTGACGCGGCCGATGTTGGGTTTCAAATCATTTCGCTCGGCTGCTGCGACACTCTCTGGGATCGAGCTCATGCATATGATCCGAAAGGACCAGTTGCAGACCAGGGGCGAATTGCGTCCTGCGCAGCAGTTCTATGCCCTCGCGGCGTGA